In Desulfoferula mesophila, the genomic window CCATGAACCTGTCGGTGGGCGGGGTCAACCCCCGGGCAGTGGACCCGGCGCTCAAGATGGGCGCCAAGACGGTGTGGATGCCCACCCTGCATTCGCGGGAGTTCGTGGCCAACAAAAGCCACGTCAAGAACCTGGCCGGGGAACTCGGCGCCGATCTCCAGAGCCTGTACCTGCTCAAGGATGACGGCTCTCTCCTGGACGAATGCTACGCCGTCTTCGATCAGATCATCGCCCATGATTCCTCCCTGGCCACCGGCCACATAAGCAAGCCGGAGGCCAAGGTGCTGGTGGCCGAGGCAGCCAAGCGCGGGGTCAAGAAGATCGTGGTCACCCATCCCATGGCCAGCTTCGTGAACTACAGCGTCGAGGAAATGAAGGAGCTGTTGGACCTGGGCGCCACCTGGCTGGAGCACGTGTTCAACGACACCACCCGCCAGGTGGGTCATCCCATCACGCGCGAATCCATGTTCGAGGGCATGAAGGCCGTCGGCGCGGACCACTGCATCATGAGCACCGACAGCGGCCAATGGCTCAACCCCATACCCGCCCAGCAGATGGGCATCTACATCACCGACGTTTTGAACTACGGCTTCAGCGAGGCCGAGGTCAGAAAAATGGTCCAAGACAATCCGGCGGCCATGCTGGGCCTCTAATAGGAATGCAGCGCATGAGTAAAAAAGTGGGTTTCATCGGCCTGGGGCAGATGGGTGTGAATGGCGGAGTAAGTGCGGGACAGTTGGCGGTCTAAAACCGTGACACTTGTTTTAGAGATATAGTCCTGTTGTTCATGCTGTCAATCATGATCTTGCCTTAGTTGGTTTTGGGCTTTGCCTGGGATCGTCTTTTGGCTTGGCGGAGCCGGTAGCTTTCTCCATTGGCCTCGATGATGTGGCACCTATGGGTCAGTCTGTCCAGCAGTGCACCGGTGAGTCTTTCGGAGCCGAAGACCTCCGTCCATTGCTGGAAAGGGAGATTGGTGGTGATCATGAGGCTTTGTTGTTCATATGCCCTACCCACCACCTCGAATAGCATTTGAGCGCCTATCTTGGAGAAGGGCACATAGCCCAGTTCATCGATGACCAGCAGGTGTAGGCGCTGGAGCTGTTTCTGCAGGCGTTGCAGACGTCTTTCCTCGCGGCATTCCATGAGCTCTGTGACCAGGGCGGTGGCGCTGTAGAATTTCACCTTGCTTCCCTGGGCGCAGGCCGCAAAGGCCATGGCGCTGGCCAGGTGGGTCTTGCCGGTGCCGGAGTTTCCGATCAGGAGCACGTTTTCCTTTTTGGCGATGTACTCGCCCCTCATCAGCTCCCTGACCAGCTGCTGATTGATGGAGGGCTGTGCCTTGAAATCAAAGGTGTCCATGGTCTTGATCACCGGAAAGGCGGCTTGCTTGATGCGCCTTTCGGCTGCCCGCTTCTCGCGGTCCAGAAGCTCCCGCTCGGTCAGGCGCAGCAGGTAGGTCATGTAATCGGAGCGGTCTTGGCTGCAGACCTTGGCCATGGCCGCGTATTCCCGGAGAATGGTGGGCAGCTTCAGCTTTTTGAGGTGGTACTCCAAGAGCACGGTGGGTTTGTCCTGGTCCTTCATGACAGCGCCCCTCCCTGCGCGAGGAGGGAGTCATAGACTGTGATATCGGGCCCGGCCACGCTCACTCGGCCCAGGTGCTCACGACCGTCCAGCAGGAAGGTGGCCGCGGGCCCTGATGATGGCGGCTCCAGCAGGTGGACAATGGCCTCCGGGGCATAGGCTCCCGCGTACAATGCCTGCTCCACCGCCCGCTTCAGTCTGGCCATGGAGTGGTCCTCCAGCAAACGTAGGACCTTTATGTATTTACGGGTGCCCTGGCCAGGCATGTCTTCCCCGGCCACCAGCCGCCGCCTCAAGACCTCAAAGCACTCAGACAGATCTAGGTCAGCCAGGGGGCGGGCGTGGTCCAGGGAGCCAGGCTTGCGCTCCAGCAAGGGCAGATAATGCCGGTAGTCGAAAAACACCCCTTCCTTGCCCCAGGATCGGGAGTGGCGGGCCACCACCACGTCATGGTGGCAGAGCACCACCCGATCCACATAGCCCTTGGCCACAATTTCATGGTGGGCACAAGCCACCGGCACCGAGTAGTCATTGTCGTCGAAGCGGACCAGGGACAATGAATTGGCCCGGGTAGGCTGTTTGCGGCAGGCATCGAAGCGGGAGGGAGGCAGGGGGACAAAGGCTGTCTGGTCTTCCTGCAAAACCTCGGCCTTGCTACCGCCCTTGCCACGCAAACGGCGCTTCATGTCGTCGCGGCACTGCCTTAAAAGCATGGCATTGAGCTCGGCCAGGTCCTTCACCTGGGGCACTGGCACCAAAAAATTCTGCCGGGCGTACTTGACCACCCCTTCCACCACGCCCTTCTCGTTTGGACGCCGCACCCGACAAAAATGCTCCCGAAAAAGGTAATGGCTCTGCAGCTTGAGAAAACCATCGGTCAGCTTGCGCTCATGAGGCCCTATGATCTTGGAAACCAGGACCTTGCTATTGTCGTAACTGATCCGGTGGGGCACCCCACCGAAAAACTCGAACGCCCTGGCATGCCCTTCCCAGTAGCTCTCGCTGCACTCCTTGTCGAAGGCCGCCACGAAAAAGGCATCGGAGTACGGCAAGGCCATGATAAAAAGCGCTATCTTGCGAAGCTCCCCGGAAACCTTGGCCAGGGCATAGCCAAAGTCCACCTGCGCCTCGCCGGGACGATGGACCAGGGGCATGTACACCTCCTGGCTCACGCGCTTGATTGCGCGCACCGCCTCCTTTACCTGGGTGTACTTGCCCTGATAACCCGCCTCCTTGATGCGGTGATATATGCGCGTGGCCGTGTGCCTTTGCTTCTTGGGAACCTTTTTGTCCTCTTTTATGATCCGGGCGATCAACTCAAGGTAGGGGCCAAGCTTGGGCTTGGCTCGGGGGGTGCTGAGCCGGTATCCGGGAGGCTCGGGAAAATTCTGAATCTTTTGCAGGGTATCCCAATGGATGCCCTCTCTACGCATTAACTCGCGCTTGCTCGCCTGGCCATCGCGCAACTCAAGTCTGATCCGGGCCCATTGATCCATGTCCGTGTACACCCCTTCCGCTCCTCCAGAGAGTCCTGGCCTGGAAGCCACCATGGCCTCCATCGCACCAAAACACCTGAAGAAAACTGAATCAATGTGTCACGGTTTTCAACCGCCACTAAAATCGTCTCGCTTTTGGACCGCCATTTACACCCGGCGGTGATCCAAGGAGAAGACACCATTACCTATGCCCAGCTCGATCGGCGCGCCGGCCACCTGGCCGCCGGCCTGGCCGGGCTGGGCCTGGCCGCAGGGGACCGCGTCGCCCTGTGCGCGCCCAACTCGGTGGAATGGCTCTACGTCTATTTCGCGGCGTTGAAGCTGGGGGCGACGGCGGTGACCCTTTCCAACCAGCTCTCGGCCCAGGAGCTGTCCCTGCTGGCCGGGCACGCCCGCCCCAAGGCGGTCTACGCCGACCCGGCCCACTACCCCGTCCTGGAGGCCCTGCGCGAAACGGCGGGCATAAGCTGGATCATCGGGGCGGGGGGCGACCACGAGCCCGCCGCGCTCATGCCCGCGGCCTCCGAGCCCCTGGGCGCGGTGGAGCGCGAACGCGACCACACGGCCTGCGTGCTCTACACCGGCGGCACCACCGGCACCCCCAAGGGGGTGATGCTCAGTCACGAAAACATAAACACCGCCATCCACAACGTGGTGCGCATGGAAGGCTCCAACGAAAACGACCGGGTGCTGTGTTTTTTGCCCTTCAACCACGTCTTCGGCCAGATGCACATCATGAACGCCACCGTGCTCTCGGCCGGCTGCCTGGTGCTCTTGCCCGGCTACAACCAGGACGAGGCCCTGGAGGCCGTGGCCCGGCACGGGGTCACCAAGCTCTACGCGGTTCCCACGGTCTACGTGCGCCTGTTGCAGCTTAGCGACCTCAAGGCCCGGCTGGGCAAGGTGCGCTATTGTTTCAGCGCCGCGGCCAGCCTGGCCCGGGAACACGTGCTGCGCTGGCGCGAGGCCACCGGCCTGGCCATCCACGAGGCCTACGGCATGACCGAGACCGCCTCCATGGTGACCTTCAACCACCACCGCCGGCACCTGGTGGGCTCGGTGGGCGAGCCGGTGGGCACCACCGAGGTGAGCATCCGCGACGCCGGCGGCCTGGCCCTGCCCACCGGCCAGAGCGGCGAGATATGCATCCGGGGCCGCAACGTGATGCAGGGCTACTTGGACAACCCTTCCGACACCCGTGACTTGTTTTACGGCGACTGGCTGCGCTCGGGGGACGTGGGCTACCTGGACCAGGACGGCTACCTGTTCATCGTGGATCGCCTCAAGGAGATGATCATCACCGGCGGGGAAAACGTTTATCCCCGCGAGGTAGAGGAGGTCATTTTCCAGTGGCGCCAGATAGCCGAGTGCTCGGTTATCGGGCTGCCCGATCCGGAATACGGCGAGCGGGTGGTGGCGGTGTGCGTGCCCACGCCGGGCGAGAGCATCGACGCCCTGGAGCTGCGGGCCTTTTTGAAAACCAAGCTCAGCGGCTACAAGGTGCCCAAGGAGTTCGTCATCAAAAACGACCTGCCCAAGAGCCCGGCCGGCAAAATGCTCAAGCGGGAGATCAAAAAGGACCTCATAGAGGGCTGAACTCTCGGCGCGGTCCAGCCGCGGTCTGGGGGATCGGCCGGTAGGTATCGGGCCCTTTCTCAGCCCTTCACTTGCTCAGCCAGTTGTCCAGCGAGCAGATATCTTCGCGCAACGCATAGCGCACCAGCTCCACCATGTTGGCCAGGTTCAGCTTGTCCATCAGGTTGTGCCGGTAGGCCTTCACGGTCTTGGCCCCCAGGCCCAGCCTCTGGGCGATATCCTCCACGCCCACGCCCTCGGCCAATAGTTGCAGGATTTCGCGCTCGCGGGGGCTCAGGCTGCTGGCCGGGGGGCCGGCCGGCGCGCCTTCGATGCGCCCCACAAAGCCCTTCACCACCAGGTCGGTGATTTCGGGGGCGAGGTAGGTGAGCCCCTGGCCCACCAAACGAATCACGGACAGCATTTCCCGGGCGGTGCAGGTTTTTATCAGGTAGCCGTGGGCCCCGGCCTCCAAGACCCCCGCCACGAAGCGCGGGTCGCTGTGCATGGAAAGCACCAACACCCGGCTGGAGCCTCCGGCCTGCACGATCTGGCGGGTGGCCTCGATGCCGTTCAGGTCGGGCATGGAGATGTCCATGAGCACCACGTCCGGCTGATGCAACCGGGTCATCAGCACCGCCTGGCGGCCGTCGGAGGCCTCGGCCACCACCTCCAGGTCCGGTTCGTCTTCGACCAGGCTTCTGACACCGCTGCGAAACACCTGGTGATCGTCCACCAGCAATACGCGCGTGGGGCGGCCGCCGGGTACCTGCCCCCTGACTTCGTCCCCGCCGGGCGTCTCATCGGTGAACACCCGGAACACCCGGACCGGCTCGGCGATGTTTTTCACCCGGTGCAGGCCATGGTCCTCGAAACTCAGATTGAGCTTGTTCTTCACCTGCTCGCAAATGCTGGCCGACACGCACACCCCGCCGGGGTCGGCCAGGCCCTCGATGCGGGCCGCCAGGTTAACCCCGTCGCCATATAGGGTCCCCTGTTCGGCCACCACGTCGCCCAGGTTCACTCCAATGCGAAACTCCATGCGCCGCCGGCGGCTCAGCTTCTGGTTCTCGATCTCCAGCCGCTGTTGGATGGCCACGGCGCAACACACGGCATTGACCGCGCTGGCAAACTCGACCAAGAGGTTGTCGCCGGGCGCATCGACTACCCTTCCCTGCTGCTGCCCGACGAGTTGGGTGATTATGCGGCGGTAGGCGGTGAGGGTGGCTATGGTGGCGGCTTCGTCGTCGGCCATCAGGCGGCTGAAGCCCTTGACGTCGGCGGAAAGTATGGCGGCCAGTTTGCGGGGCATGATCTTAGCGTCCCCTGGACACGGTAATCATATAAAACCCCGAGGCCGCGTTGGCCCATCAGGCGGGAAAATATGCTCAGGTGTCGGGCAGGCGGCAGCGGGATCACCAATCCCCCCACATACTAAAATAGCACGTAACCTAGTCGGTTTTAAGGAAAAATCGTGCGACCCCCCGGATGGCCGCTTGGGCAGGCCATCCCCGTGCGCGCCACCGCGGTCATGCGGGAGCCACGGGGCGGTGGGCGCTTTGCGCCGGCGCAGCGCCCACTACCGCAAGGCTATCGGCGAGGGCTCTATGCGCTTCAGGCGGCCAATTCCAGGCAGCAGGCCGCGCTATACCGGGGCGCATCGTTGGTGCGGGGGAAGCGCAGGCTTAATTTTCTGTACAGATTGAGGGCCCCGCTGTTGTCGTTGCGCACTTCCAAAACGACCCTTTTTATGCCCCGCTGCCTCAGATAGTCCAGGGCCAAGCCGGTGAGGGCGCTACCCAACCCCTGCCTCTGATAGGCGGGCAGGATGAAGACGAGATACTCGGCCTCCCCGCGCCGCCGGTCCACTATGGCCGCCGCATGGCCCACCACGCGGTGCCCCTGGCGCAGGACAAAATTCCAACTCACCCCCATGATCGCCTCCACCCAGGTGTTGCGGGCGTAGTCGGCCACCGGGGGCATGCCCTGCACGCTACCTTTGGGCTCGAAGGCGTCGTACATCCTTTGCACCGCCCAACAGGCCTCCATGCCACAGGGATCAATCCGTAATCCAAAACCCAACCGCATCGCGCACCTCCCATGGTCCTTGGTTCAAGCAACGGAACTGCTTGGCATTTCCGTTGTGAATCCAGGCTACCGCCGGCCTTGGGAAACTACATAGGAGCCTTGGCACGATGTGCCTCAGGAATCGGCCCGAGGATTGTCGGCCAATGGAGCATGGCAGCCTGGCCGACCGTCCGCCAGCCATATGCCGAGTGTCCGTCGGTCTTGCGCCGGCCCAAAAACTCGTGGGTTACTCTTTGCTTGGACTGACGGCCCGTATTAAATTAGAGGAATAGATGAGTGGATGAAGCCCGGGGGGTTGAGTCTGCCCCGCCAGTCCCCGCGGGTCACGGCGGGTTTGCATAATCCAGGGACGCGGCATCCGTCTTGGATGCTGCCGGGCTTGGGGCACCGGGAACCTTCATTAGGGGACAACGTCATGCAGTTGTTCTATGTCACGCGCGACCGCTTCAAGATCGTTCACGAGGATATCGCCAACGGCTCGGAACCGGCTCTAAGGTTTTATCTCATGGTGGCGGTCTCCACCTTGATCGCCAGTTTCGGGCTGATATCCGACAGCACCGCCGTGGTGATCGGCGCCATGCTGGTGGCCCCTCTGATGACCCCCATTTTCGGCATTGCCTTGGCCCTGGTCAGAGGCGAGACGGGCCTGCTGGGGCGCGCCTTGCGCGCCGAGATAATGGGGGTCTTGGCCGCCCTGGCCATGAGCTTTGTCCTGGGCTCGCTGATCGGCCATTATGAGCCCACCGGCGAAATGTTGGCCCGCACCCGGCCCAATCTTTTTGACTTGCTGGTGGCGGTTCTGGCCGGTTTCGCGGGCACCTACGCCCTGATCGACGAGAAGATAAGCCCCGCCCTGCCCGGCGTGGCCATCGCCACCGCCATCGTGCCTCCCCTGGCCAACTCCGGGCTCTGCCTGGCCCTGGGGGAGGTGGAGGGCGGTATCGGTTCTTTCCTCCTTTTTTTCGCCAACTTCCTGTCCATCCTCCTGGTGGCCTCCGCTACCTTCATTCTCAGCGGCATGGCCAAGCATTACGGCGCCAAGATAGAGGGGAAATCCTTTGTCCGCCGTTTGGGCCTGCCGGTCATAGCCTTTGTGGCCACAGCCGCCTTCATGTCCCATTCCCTGTACGTCATCTACGAGGAACGCCGAATCGACCGGACCATCTACCAAACCATGATTGGCGCCTTGGCCGACATCCCCTCGACCTACCTGGGGTCCGTCTACCACGACAAGGAGGGCGACAAGATTCAGGTCTTGGCCGGAGTGCATACACCCAAATTCTTCACCCCGAGTCAGGTGTTGCGCGTCCAGGAAAAACTCAGCGCCAGCCTGGAAATGCCCGTCGAGTTGCTGGTGCACTGCGTGGTCAGCAGCAACGTTTCCGCGCACGGCTCGATCAACAGCGTCATGAGCAGGAACCTGGACGGTAGTTTCGTAAGGGCCAGCAACAATCCAGCCCTGGCTGAAATAGCCATCTCCGAGCAGGTGTTGCGCGAATACTTTGCCGATGACATGGCCACCAACCTGTTTTGGGTTGATCTGGTGAACCTGACCAATCGCAAGATCATGGTGGCCCAGGTGGTGAGTATGCGGGACATCTTGCCCAGCGAAATTACCCTGTTACAAGATCGAATCCGCCAAAAGGCCAAGAAAGACAACTTGTATCTGGTAATCAGCCGGGTGGGGAAGCAGCTCCAGACCGAAATTGGCCCCATGCGCTACGGCTGGATTCCGGGAAACAAAGCGACCCCCGCTATCCGCCAAAAGATCGACGAGATACGGGAAGAGTTGACCAAGGCCTTTGCCGAGCGGCATGGCTTCGATCTGGTGGAATTCAACGCCACCAGCCTTGACGACAAGCTTTACCTACTGCTGGAAATACGCGGGC contains:
- a CDS encoding DUF6282 family protein yields the protein MNLRFTPAARGLLEGACDIHIHSAPDVYPRIMNDVELAQCAQEVGMRAILIKNHWTETVGRAQVASDVTGFPVFGGIAMNLSVGGVNPRAVDPALKMGAKTVWMPTLHSREFVANKSHVKNLAGELGADLQSLYLLKDDGSLLDECYAVFDQIIAHDSSLATGHISKPEAKVLVAEAAKRGVKKIVVTHPMASFVNYSVEEMKELLDLGATWLEHVFNDTTRQVGHPITRESMFEGMKAVGADHCIMSTDSGQWLNPIPAQQMGIYITDVLNYGFSEAEVRKMVQDNPAAMLGL
- the istB gene encoding IS21-like element helper ATPase IstB yields the protein MKDQDKPTVLLEYHLKKLKLPTILREYAAMAKVCSQDRSDYMTYLLRLTERELLDREKRAAERRIKQAAFPVIKTMDTFDFKAQPSINQQLVRELMRGEYIAKKENVLLIGNSGTGKTHLASAMAFAACAQGSKVKFYSATALVTELMECREERRLQRLQKQLQRLHLLVIDELGYVPFSKIGAQMLFEVVGRAYEQQSLMITTNLPFQQWTEVFGSERLTGALLDRLTHRCHIIEANGESYRLRQAKRRSQAKPKTN
- the istA gene encoding IS21 family transposase — translated: MDQWARIRLELRDGQASKRELMRREGIHWDTLQKIQNFPEPPGYRLSTPRAKPKLGPYLELIARIIKEDKKVPKKQRHTATRIYHRIKEAGYQGKYTQVKEAVRAIKRVSQEVYMPLVHRPGEAQVDFGYALAKVSGELRKIALFIMALPYSDAFFVAAFDKECSESYWEGHARAFEFFGGVPHRISYDNSKVLVSKIIGPHERKLTDGFLKLQSHYLFREHFCRVRRPNEKGVVEGVVKYARQNFLVPVPQVKDLAELNAMLLRQCRDDMKRRLRGKGGSKAEVLQEDQTAFVPLPPSRFDACRKQPTRANSLSLVRFDDNDYSVPVACAHHEIVAKGYVDRVVLCHHDVVVARHSRSWGKEGVFFDYRHYLPLLERKPGSLDHARPLADLDLSECFEVLRRRLVAGEDMPGQGTRKYIKVLRLLEDHSMARLKRAVEQALYAGAYAPEAIVHLLEPPSSGPAATFLLDGREHLGRVSVAGPDITVYDSLLAQGGALS
- a CDS encoding TIGR00341 family protein codes for the protein MQLFYVTRDRFKIVHEDIANGSEPALRFYLMVAVSTLIASFGLISDSTAVVIGAMLVAPLMTPIFGIALALVRGETGLLGRALRAEIMGVLAALAMSFVLGSLIGHYEPTGEMLARTRPNLFDLLVAVLAGFAGTYALIDEKISPALPGVAIATAIVPPLANSGLCLALGEVEGGIGSFLLFFANFLSILLVASATFILSGMAKHYGAKIEGKSFVRRLGLPVIAFVATAAFMSHSLYVIYEERRIDRTIYQTMIGALADIPSTYLGSVYHDKEGDKIQVLAGVHTPKFFTPSQVLRVQEKLSASLEMPVELLVHCVVSSNVSAHGSINSVMSRNLDGSFVRASNNPALAEIAISEQVLREYFADDMATNLFWVDLVNLTNRKIMVAQVVSMRDILPSEITLLQDRIRQKAKKDNLYLVISRVGKQLQTEIGPMRYGWIPGNKATPAIRQKIDEIREELTKAFAERHGFDLVEFNATSLDDKLYLLLEIRGPKLFPQSDIDELQTSLTRKYSMPVVVYAWSRVEVVRGPHGEESVNKMRRYFIMRQKENLPKELPALLGSGGR
- a CDS encoding response regulator; protein product: MPRKLAAILSADVKGFSRLMADDEAATIATLTAYRRIITQLVGQQQGRVVDAPGDNLLVEFASAVNAVCCAVAIQQRLEIENQKLSRRRRMEFRIGVNLGDVVAEQGTLYGDGVNLAARIEGLADPGGVCVSASICEQVKNKLNLSFEDHGLHRVKNIAEPVRVFRVFTDETPGGDEVRGQVPGGRPTRVLLVDDHQVFRSGVRSLVEDEPDLEVVAEASDGRQAVLMTRLHQPDVVLMDISMPDLNGIEATRQIVQAGGSSRVLVLSMHSDPRFVAGVLEAGAHGYLIKTCTAREMLSVIRLVGQGLTYLAPEITDLVVKGFVGRIEGAPAGPPASSLSPREREILQLLAEGVGVEDIAQRLGLGAKTVKAYRHNLMDKLNLANMVELVRYALREDICSLDNWLSK
- a CDS encoding GNAT family N-acetyltransferase — encoded protein: MEACWAVQRMYDAFEPKGSVQGMPPVADYARNTWVEAIMGVSWNFVLRQGHRVVGHAAAIVDRRRGEAEYLVFILPAYQRQGLGSALTGLALDYLRQRGIKRVVLEVRNDNSGALNLYRKLSLRFPRTNDAPRYSAACCLELAA
- a CDS encoding class I adenylate-forming enzyme family protein, coding for MSRFSTATKIVSLLDRHLHPAVIQGEDTITYAQLDRRAGHLAAGLAGLGLAAGDRVALCAPNSVEWLYVYFAALKLGATAVTLSNQLSAQELSLLAGHARPKAVYADPAHYPVLEALRETAGISWIIGAGGDHEPAALMPAASEPLGAVERERDHTACVLYTGGTTGTPKGVMLSHENINTAIHNVVRMEGSNENDRVLCFLPFNHVFGQMHIMNATVLSAGCLVLLPGYNQDEALEAVARHGVTKLYAVPTVYVRLLQLSDLKARLGKVRYCFSAAASLAREHVLRWREATGLAIHEAYGMTETASMVTFNHHRRHLVGSVGEPVGTTEVSIRDAGGLALPTGQSGEICIRGRNVMQGYLDNPSDTRDLFYGDWLRSGDVGYLDQDGYLFIVDRLKEMIITGGENVYPREVEEVIFQWRQIAECSVIGLPDPEYGERVVAVCVPTPGESIDALELRAFLKTKLSGYKVPKEFVIKNDLPKSPAGKMLKREIKKDLIEG